The genomic region CTTCATGCAGCAGATACGGGTCACATGGTTATTTCTACTCTGCATACAGCTAATGCGGGACAGTCAATTAATCGCTTATTAGATACTTTCCCTGCGGCAGCTCGCGCAGCTCTAAGGAAATCACTTGCTGAAAATGTAGCCGCTATTGTCTGTCAGCGTCTTGTTCCCCGCGCTTCTGGTCGAGGAATGGTTCCATGTAATGAGGTTATGATTAATACTGCCTACATCAAAAAACTCATTCTCGATGATAAAGTAGATCATATTAGTGGTGCCATTGCTAAAGGTGGTGAATATGGAATGTTTACCTTTGATCAGCGCTTGCTACAATTAGTGAACTCGGGTGAAATTACTGAAGAAGCCGCTCTGGGCTTTGCGAATAACCCTGAAGGACTACAGATGAACCTTAAAGGTATATTCTTATCAGCTGACTAATAAGTACGGCTTAAGGGCTCCAATTCGAGTAGATTTAGGTCAGCTATGATAAGCTAATTTAAGTCTGCTCGTTTTTTTTATAATTATGCGATGTCGAATAGATATTCTTTTGCTTATTACTCATGCACAAGCTTTATTATGATATGATAGATTTATAAGGGTGAATTTAATGGGTTTAATGCAGAAAATAGGTGAGTCGATCGCGGGCTATTTAGCCAAAGAACGACTAGGGGGCAGGCACTTGTCGACCTGTGATCCCCTGCTCTTAGAAGAAACCCTAAAACCAGGAGATGTTCTCTTAGTGGAAGGCAGTAGCCGTTTTAGTTCGGCGATTAAATATATTACCCAGTCGACATGGTCACATTCAGCTATTTACGTAGGAGACTGTGGTTTAGAAGCAGAGGGAGAGGAAAAGGCTGTTTTGATTGAAGCAGATGTAGTAGAAGGGGTGCGAGCAGTGCCTATTAGCCAGTATACTTCTTATCATACGCGGATTTGTCGGCCAGTAGGGATTACACCCGATGAATTAAGTGATTTAAAGCAATTTTTGATTGATCGTCTAGGTTATCAGTATGATTTAAAGAATATTTTTGATTTAGCTCGTTATTTTTTACATCCTCCTCCCATTCCGAGTAAATGGAGACGCCAGTTATTGGCTTTAGGGAGTGGTGACCCTACACGAGCAATATGTTCATCTTTAATAGCATTAGCATTTCAGTCAGTTAAATACCCTATTTTACCAGAGCGTTTAAATGCTGGCGAAGATGGAGAGTCAGATGAAGAGAATCGTGAGCTTTATCATATTCGTCATCATAGTTTATTCGCTCCGAGAGATTTTGATGTCTCGCCATATTTTGAAATTGTAAAGCCAACAATCTATCAAGATTTTGATCCGCATCAGTTGCTTTGGGCAACGGATGCAGAATTGAGGAAGCTGGAATTGCGTTTCTAGCAATTATGGATCTATAAATAATTGGTAGGAGTTTAAATTTAGTTGTTGCGAAATTTCTTTGCTAAGATGTTTATTCACACGATGGCTTTTTATTGAGTTAATGATTTTTTCTTTGAGGAGCTCAAAAGCTATTTGCGATTGCTCAATTCTCTTGAAGGGAAAGTAGAGCAAGTGTCCTGCAGGATTTTTTATTAAATAGAACTGCTGAAGTGGGGCCTTTGATAGTGTAGATAATTCCGATTTCTTATGGCTAATATCTCCTACGAATTGATCTGCTAGGGTTTTGAACTTACCGTTTTGCTGTTTGAGTGCCTTGGAGGCTTCTAGGCCTTGCCTTATCAGCTGGTTGACCCTTTGTAATGAGGGCGTACTGAGAGGGCTATCAAGTTGAAATACATGGCATGTAATACCTGGTTCTTGGGTGAATGTTTGTGGGTTATCATAATAATAAAGCATAGCCTCGGCCTCGCCGACGAGCTCAGACTTAAAAAGTTCTTTACGGTAATTTTGAATCGTTTGTTTTTCGTAAATGGAGCGAACGATTTCTTGTTTACTCAGTTTGAGTAAGCTTAATTCTTCGATAAGTTTGGATGGATTCTGACGACTAGAGTAGTTTTCATAAAATTTCTTGGCTTCGTCTATGTCAGCAGAGAAGCCTGCATTTCGGCTCAATTCAAAAAGAGCTTGAAAGGAAAAGTACTGTGTAAGAGCTGAGTGGGTAAATTTTTCTACCGTGTTGGCATCACTGGTGGCTCCTGAGTAATACAGTAGGTACTGACGAAGAATATTAAGACAATCAGTTTTTGTATAATCCTTACCATCATAATGGGCACAGATAGCGGGTAATAAGGATGTGTTGAGATCCTTTAAGT from Lentisphaera profundi harbors:
- a CDS encoding YiiX/YebB-like N1pC/P60 family cysteine hydrolase, with product MGLMQKIGESIAGYLAKERLGGRHLSTCDPLLLEETLKPGDVLLVEGSSRFSSAIKYITQSTWSHSAIYVGDCGLEAEGEEKAVLIEADVVEGVRAVPISQYTSYHTRICRPVGITPDELSDLKQFLIDRLGYQYDLKNIFDLARYFLHPPPIPSKWRRQLLALGSGDPTRAICSSLIALAFQSVKYPILPERLNAGEDGESDEENRELYHIRHHSLFAPRDFDVSPYFEIVKPTIYQDFDPHQLLWATDAELRKLELRF